The Mycolicibacterium hassiacum DSM 44199 genome includes a window with the following:
- a CDS encoding aldehyde dehydrogenase family protein, with protein MAVTAVATKKLFINGTWTDGAGDQRLQVLNPATEEVIAEVPQATPADVEAAVSAARRAFDEGPWPSMSPAERGKILAAFADELSRRRAELVELNITEAGSTRMLAEFLQVGTPIDHFHDLVHRVLPQFPFEQPTPPIYGNGIGQGIVVREPYGVAALITAFNFPFLLNLAKVGPALAAGCTVVLKCSPYTPLEALVLGEIAETVGLPPGVLNIVTGDVDAGETLTRHPGVDIVSFTGSDTVGRKVYAQGAESIKKVVLELGGKSANILLDDTDLDRAMESVLGGFITHAGQGCALQTRILVHESLHDELVARVTGTLGFITVGDPSDPATMMGPLIREVQRQRVESLINAALDEGAQLAYGGKRPAHLERGFFIEPTLFTGVDNKMRIAQEEVFGPVAVVIPFRDDDEAVRIANDSRYGLAGGVWSKDPLRAAAVARRLRTGMVVINGGGGGLNPAAPFGGYKHSGIGREFGEFGLSEYLQHKALQWPVG; from the coding sequence ATGGCGGTGACCGCAGTGGCGACGAAGAAGTTGTTCATCAACGGTACCTGGACCGACGGCGCCGGTGATCAGCGCCTGCAGGTGCTCAACCCGGCGACCGAGGAGGTCATCGCCGAGGTGCCGCAAGCCACCCCGGCCGATGTCGAGGCGGCGGTGAGCGCGGCCCGCCGCGCGTTCGACGAGGGGCCGTGGCCGTCGATGAGCCCGGCCGAGCGCGGCAAGATCCTCGCCGCGTTCGCCGACGAATTGTCCCGCCGCCGAGCCGAATTGGTCGAGCTCAACATCACCGAGGCGGGCTCGACCCGGATGCTGGCGGAGTTCCTCCAGGTGGGCACGCCGATCGATCACTTCCACGACCTGGTGCACCGGGTGCTGCCGCAGTTCCCGTTCGAGCAGCCGACCCCGCCGATCTACGGCAACGGCATCGGCCAGGGCATCGTGGTGCGCGAACCGTACGGGGTGGCCGCGCTGATCACCGCGTTCAACTTCCCGTTCCTGCTCAACCTCGCCAAGGTCGGCCCGGCGCTGGCCGCCGGGTGCACGGTGGTGCTGAAGTGCTCGCCGTACACCCCGCTGGAGGCGCTGGTGCTCGGCGAGATCGCCGAGACCGTCGGGCTGCCACCGGGTGTGCTGAACATCGTCACCGGCGACGTGGACGCCGGTGAGACGCTGACCCGCCATCCCGGGGTGGACATCGTCAGCTTCACCGGCTCGGACACCGTGGGCCGCAAGGTGTATGCGCAGGGCGCGGAGAGCATCAAGAAGGTGGTGCTCGAACTCGGCGGCAAGTCGGCCAACATCCTGCTCGACGACACCGACCTGGACCGGGCGATGGAAAGCGTGCTGGGCGGTTTCATCACCCACGCCGGTCAGGGCTGTGCGCTGCAGACCCGCATCCTGGTGCACGAGTCGCTGCACGACGAACTGGTCGCCCGCGTCACCGGCACGCTCGGCTTCATCACCGTCGGCGATCCGTCCGACCCGGCGACCATGATGGGCCCGCTGATCCGGGAGGTGCAGCGTCAGCGGGTGGAGTCGCTGATCAACGCCGCGCTGGACGAGGGTGCCCAGCTGGCCTACGGCGGTAAACGTCCGGCGCACCTGGAACGCGGGTTCTTCATCGAGCCGACGCTTTTCACCGGCGTGGACAACAAGATGCGGATCGCCCAGGAGGAGGTGTTCGGTCCGGTGGCGGTGGTGATCCCGTTCCGCGACGACGACGAGGCGGTGCGGATCGCCAACGACAGCCGCTACGGCCTGGCCGGCGGGGTGTGGTCGAAGGACCCCTTGCGCGCGGCGGCGGTGGCGCGCCGGCTGCGCACCGGCATGGTGGTGATCAACGGCGGTGGCGGCGGGCTGAATCCGGCGGCCCCGTTCGGCGGTTACAAACACAGCGGGATCGGCCGGGAGTTCGGCGAGTTCGGGTTGTCGGAGTACCTGCAGCACAAGGCGCTGCAATGGCCGGTCGGTTAG
- a CDS encoding CaiB/BaiF CoA transferase family protein — protein sequence MTGPFEGVRVVEVASWTFVPGAGAIMADLGADVIKVEPPDGDPQRALRNALNIDDSGPNPFLHVPNRGKRSITLNLATPAGLETLRRLTRNADVFLTNYLPKVRAKLGIDVDDLRADNPRLVYVRGSGWGNTGPMADTGGFDSAAAWSAAGVQHKLTEPGADAPVPQPAAFFDLQGSSAIAGAVAMALFRRERTGEGGVVDVSLLGIGMWTMGPDLAAAAAGAGELPRIDRRDAPNPIVNLYRTADDRWLNLVCLQADRFWGELCGLIGRPELADDDRFRDSAARYLNRAECIAELDKTFATRTLAEWQEILAEFSGVWSVAATFEEVCANPQVHANGYLPTVVGNDGRQFRLVAPPYQFDGVPAAPAGPAPELGQHTEEVLLEAGLDWDEISALRDSGALG from the coding sequence GTGACCGGACCTTTCGAGGGTGTTCGGGTGGTCGAGGTCGCGTCGTGGACCTTCGTGCCCGGCGCCGGCGCCATCATGGCCGACCTCGGTGCCGACGTGATCAAGGTCGAACCCCCGGACGGTGATCCGCAGCGGGCGCTGCGCAACGCGCTCAACATCGATGACAGCGGCCCGAACCCGTTCCTGCACGTGCCGAATCGCGGTAAGCGCAGCATCACCCTGAACCTGGCCACCCCGGCCGGGCTCGAGACGCTGCGGCGGCTGACCAGGAACGCCGACGTGTTCCTGACCAACTACCTGCCGAAGGTGCGCGCCAAGCTCGGCATCGACGTCGACGACCTGCGCGCCGACAACCCGCGGCTGGTCTACGTACGCGGATCCGGTTGGGGCAACACCGGTCCGATGGCCGACACCGGCGGCTTCGACTCGGCGGCGGCCTGGTCGGCGGCCGGCGTCCAGCACAAGCTCACCGAACCCGGCGCGGACGCACCGGTCCCGCAGCCGGCGGCGTTCTTCGACCTGCAGGGCTCCAGCGCGATCGCCGGTGCGGTCGCGATGGCGCTGTTCCGGCGGGAGCGCACCGGCGAGGGCGGTGTGGTCGACGTGTCGCTGCTGGGCATCGGGATGTGGACGATGGGGCCGGATCTGGCCGCCGCCGCGGCCGGCGCCGGGGAACTGCCGCGGATCGACCGCCGGGATGCGCCCAACCCGATCGTCAACCTCTACCGCACCGCCGACGACCGCTGGCTGAACCTGGTCTGCCTGCAGGCCGACCGGTTCTGGGGCGAGCTGTGCGGGCTGATCGGCCGGCCGGAACTCGCCGACGACGACCGGTTCCGCGACAGTGCCGCCCGTTACCTCAACCGGGCCGAGTGCATCGCCGAACTCGACAAGACGTTCGCCACCCGGACCTTGGCCGAATGGCAGGAGATCCTCGCCGAATTCTCCGGGGTGTGGTCGGTGGCGGCGACGTTCGAGGAGGTGTGCGCCAACCCGCAGGTGCACGCCAACGGCTACCTGCCGACGGTCGTCGGCAACGACGGTCGGCAGTTCCGGCTGGTGGCGCCGCCGTATCAGTTCGACGGGGTGCCCGCCGCACCGGCCGGGCCCGCGCCCGAACTCGGCCAGCACACCGAGGAGGTGCTGCTGGAGGCCGGGCTGGACTGGGACGAGATCAGCGCGCTGCGCGACAGCGGAGCCCTGGGCTGA
- a CDS encoding FadR/GntR family transcriptional regulator, giving the protein MDPAGRLNGAAKPVRAPKTAELIADQLRASIVRGVLKQGDALPTEVELVKQFGVSRPTLREAFRILESESLISVRRGSRGGVLVCAPETTVAARNFGLLLQMSGTTLTDLYEARKVFEPAAAQMLARRATDEDIAELKAAADALAALVNEGAAGADLGEWTAAVFRFHDLIMERAGNNTLRLFNAVLREVVTRHMARVMRTATDNEKIEKQFKQTLRAFRKFITLVEAHDDVAARDHWAAHMERAGRRMLWGDLAKETVIDLYV; this is encoded by the coding sequence ATGGATCCGGCGGGTCGGCTCAACGGTGCGGCCAAACCGGTTCGGGCGCCGAAGACGGCCGAACTGATCGCCGATCAACTGCGCGCCAGCATCGTTCGCGGTGTGCTCAAGCAGGGTGACGCGCTGCCCACCGAGGTGGAGCTGGTCAAACAGTTCGGGGTGTCGCGGCCCACCCTGCGGGAGGCGTTCCGCATCCTGGAGAGCGAGTCGCTGATCTCGGTGCGCCGCGGCTCGCGGGGCGGGGTGCTGGTGTGCGCCCCGGAAACCACGGTCGCCGCGAGGAATTTCGGCCTTCTGCTGCAGATGTCGGGCACCACGCTCACCGACCTGTACGAGGCGCGCAAGGTGTTCGAGCCGGCGGCGGCGCAGATGCTGGCCCGCCGGGCGACCGATGAGGACATCGCCGAGCTGAAGGCCGCCGCCGACGCGCTGGCCGCGCTGGTGAACGAGGGGGCGGCGGGCGCCGACCTCGGGGAGTGGACGGCCGCGGTCTTCCGCTTCCACGACCTGATCATGGAGCGGGCCGGAAACAACACGCTGCGGCTGTTCAACGCGGTGCTGCGGGAGGTGGTGACCCGGCACATGGCCCGGGTGATGCGCACCGCCACCGACAACGAGAAGATCGAGAAACAGTTCAAGCAGACGCTGCGGGCATTCCGCAAGTTCATCACGCTGGTCGAGGCCCATGACGACGTCGCCGCCCGGGACCACTGGGCGGCCCACATGGAGCGCGCCGGCCGGCGCATGCTGTGGGGCGACCTCGCCAAGGAGACCGTGATCGACCTGTACGTGTGA
- a CDS encoding DUF7065 domain-containing protein produces MVRAVQSGPGAVVTADTPFGPDDDTFHPGPDDNPYWAETTWWSFNVPERRLGGWLHAQFNTNRGTVTWRVYVWDPSGAHPDQVRYYRTENEVPLEDPEPDLRDITVPGGGFSVRMLRPLHDYRIDYADSATDFAVHLQFNAVHPPRRFTPGEPPFMEHTHLDQLGHVTGELLLGGERIAIDCYSVRDRSWAPRGGPAPSAPNKPRSDGGRVRHPGGPRWRQIERERGRGRIQYIFGHAGPDLGFLAFVRVADGDAEGWSPLNHGWLLADGRFERLDKTASVMKNWRDPTTGWSDHMEVRLTDLTGRTLRAEGQAVSHITERGAGATALMRWDFDDRIGWGEDQDIWHPRHFARMRQALQAVR; encoded by the coding sequence ATGGTCAGAGCCGTCCAGTCGGGCCCGGGCGCGGTCGTCACGGCCGACACCCCGTTCGGCCCGGACGACGACACCTTCCATCCCGGCCCCGACGACAACCCGTACTGGGCCGAGACCACCTGGTGGTCGTTCAACGTGCCGGAGCGGCGGCTGGGCGGCTGGCTGCACGCGCAGTTCAACACCAACCGCGGCACGGTGACCTGGCGGGTCTACGTCTGGGACCCCAGCGGCGCGCACCCCGACCAGGTGCGCTATTACCGCACCGAAAACGAAGTGCCGCTTGAGGATCCGGAACCCGACCTGCGCGACATCACCGTTCCCGGCGGCGGTTTCTCGGTGCGGATGCTGCGCCCGCTGCACGACTACCGGATCGACTACGCCGATTCGGCAACCGATTTCGCGGTGCATCTGCAGTTCAACGCGGTGCATCCACCGCGCCGGTTCACTCCGGGCGAGCCGCCGTTCATGGAGCACACCCACCTCGATCAGCTGGGCCACGTGACCGGCGAGCTGCTGCTCGGCGGTGAGCGCATCGCTATCGACTGCTACTCGGTGCGCGACCGGTCCTGGGCGCCGCGGGGCGGACCGGCGCCGTCGGCACCGAACAAGCCCCGCTCCGACGGCGGCCGGGTGCGCCATCCGGGCGGGCCGCGCTGGCGGCAGATCGAGCGGGAACGCGGCCGCGGCCGCATCCAGTACATCTTCGGCCACGCCGGCCCCGACCTCGGATTTCTGGCCTTCGTGCGGGTCGCCGACGGGGACGCCGAGGGCTGGTCACCGCTCAACCACGGCTGGCTGCTCGCCGACGGCCGGTTCGAACGGCTGGACAAGACCGCGAGCGTCATGAAGAACTGGCGCGACCCGACGACCGGTTGGAGCGACCACATGGAGGTGCGGCTGACCGACCTGACCGGCCGCACGCTGCGCGCCGAAGGCCAGGCGGTCAGCCACATCACCGAACGCGGCGCGGGCGCCACCGCGCTGATGCGCTGGGACTTCGACGACCGTATCGGCTGGGGCGAGGACCAGGACATATGGCACCCAAGGCATTTCGCACGAATGCGGCAGGCGCTGCAGGCGGTGCGGTGA